In Alkalihalobacillus sp. TS-13, the following are encoded in one genomic region:
- a CDS encoding response regulator — translation MINVLIVEDDPMVAEFNKRYLEQMEGFNLVSVSSDGAAAFKVLEQEKVNLILLDIFMPEINGLEFLSEVRAKDAALDVIVISAANDKGSINKALRLGAVDYLIKPFEFDRFRSALERYKSKKAYFDLDREPSQKELDELMFHNDQDESAGNELPKGLTKDTLNMVWNEIKGLDNNGFSTEDLTFNVGISRVSTRKYLAFLSDIGVLEAQTIYGSVGRPQTRYQRVPQSETLIKTYL, via the coding sequence ATGATTAACGTATTGATTGTAGAAGATGACCCAATGGTTGCGGAATTCAATAAACGATACTTAGAGCAAATGGAAGGTTTTAATCTTGTCTCTGTTTCAAGTGACGGGGCTGCAGCCTTCAAAGTGCTGGAACAAGAAAAAGTCAATTTGATTTTGCTTGATATTTTCATGCCGGAAATCAACGGGTTGGAATTTTTATCTGAGGTACGTGCGAAAGATGCAGCTTTGGATGTGATCGTCATATCAGCTGCAAACGATAAGGGGAGTATCAACAAGGCATTACGACTCGGTGCGGTGGATTATTTGATCAAACCATTCGAGTTTGACAGGTTTCGGTCAGCATTGGAGAGGTATAAAAGCAAGAAAGCTTACTTTGACCTGGATCGGGAACCGAGTCAAAAGGAGCTTGATGAATTAATGTTCCATAATGATCAAGATGAGTCAGCAGGAAATGAGTTGCCGAAAGGGTTGACCAAGGATACGTTAAACATGGTCTGGAATGAAATAAAAGGCTTGGATAACAATGGTTTTTCAACAGAAGATCTCACCTTCAACGTTGGTATTTCACGCGTTTCTACTCGTAAATATTTAGCTTTTCTAAGTGACATCGGTGTCCTAGAAGCCCAAACGATATATGGATCCGTCGGTAGGCCACAGACACGGTATCAAAGAGTTCCACAAAGTGAAACGCTCATCAAGACCTATTTGTAA
- a CDS encoding glutaredoxin family protein — MTVHFYTKTNCPLCDKALLILEELQEEIDFSIEERDIYTKDEWLEAYGVMIPVVQVNGEDLQYGIIDQNDLRKRLLTFFK; from the coding sequence CTGACCGTTCATTTTTATACAAAAACAAATTGTCCATTGTGCGATAAAGCACTTTTAATTCTTGAAGAATTGCAGGAAGAAATCGATTTTTCGATTGAAGAGAGGGACATTTATACAAAAGACGAATGGTTGGAGGCATATGGGGTGATGATCCCTGTCGTGCAAGTGAATGGAGAAGATCTTCAATACGGTATCATCGATCAAAATGATTTAAGAAAACGCTTACTTACATTTTTCAAGTGA
- a CDS encoding 2-hydroxycarboxylate transporter family protein, protein MSNLAYKNEENSIEQPEVQQEPPKGMTLFCTPVVWFAIFGVIMLVALYTNTLPGGMIGSLIVMIILGELFGWLGDHTPIVKTYLGGGAIVAIFGASFLVYGNILPEQSVTMITEFMKDGQFLNFYIAALITGSILGMNSKILIKAGARFALPLLSAVFGAIVLAGLIGFIVGFDVMDAILVITLPIMGGGMGAGAVPMSQIYSELLGNDPSYYISILVPALALGNVFAIVIASILNLIGEKKPSLTGNGQLMKGFKYEKEESKLDIGKMGAGLLAALAFFVFGQVLAGFIPLHAYALMIIAVAVCKIFNFLPKIVEEGASQWYQFVAKNWTFALLIGIGIAYTDLNAVIDALSLQYIAIVLAVVLGATIGSAMVGRLVGFYPIESAITAGLCMANMGGTGDVAVLSASRRMELMPFAQISSRLGGALILLLAGILIPILF, encoded by the coding sequence GTGAGTAATCTAGCTTACAAAAATGAAGAGAACAGCATTGAGCAACCCGAGGTTCAACAAGAACCGCCGAAAGGAATGACATTATTCTGTACCCCTGTCGTATGGTTTGCTATCTTCGGAGTTATCATGTTGGTGGCACTTTACACAAATACATTACCAGGCGGAATGATCGGCAGCTTGATCGTCATGATCATTTTAGGAGAATTGTTTGGTTGGTTAGGCGATCACACTCCTATTGTTAAAACGTATTTAGGTGGGGGAGCGATTGTTGCCATCTTTGGAGCCTCTTTCCTCGTATATGGAAATATACTCCCCGAACAAAGCGTTACAATGATCACCGAATTCATGAAGGATGGACAGTTCCTGAACTTTTATATCGCAGCATTAATTACAGGTAGTATACTAGGAATGAACTCGAAAATACTCATCAAAGCTGGCGCACGGTTTGCTTTACCCCTACTTTCAGCTGTCTTTGGTGCAATCGTCCTAGCAGGGTTGATCGGTTTTATCGTTGGTTTTGATGTGATGGATGCTATTCTAGTGATTACACTTCCGATCATGGGAGGCGGAATGGGTGCTGGCGCAGTACCAATGTCCCAAATCTATTCTGAGCTGTTGGGAAATGACCCAAGCTATTATATTTCTATCCTTGTCCCGGCGCTAGCATTAGGGAACGTTTTCGCAATCGTCATCGCAAGCATCCTTAACTTAATCGGTGAGAAGAAGCCTTCACTGACAGGTAATGGTCAGTTGATGAAAGGTTTTAAATATGAAAAAGAAGAATCCAAACTCGATATCGGCAAAATGGGAGCCGGATTACTTGCGGCATTAGCATTCTTTGTTTTTGGACAAGTATTAGCTGGCTTTATCCCTCTCCACGCTTACGCACTTATGATCATTGCAGTAGCCGTTTGTAAAATCTTCAACTTCTTGCCGAAGATCGTGGAAGAAGGCGCAAGCCAGTGGTATCAATTTGTTGCAAAAAACTGGACGTTTGCGTTATTGATCGGAATCGGAATTGCCTATACCGATCTAAATGCGGTAATTGATGCTCTAAGTTTACAATATATCGCGATTGTCCTTGCTGTGGTCTTAGGTGCAACGATTGGCTCAGCAATGGTTGGTCGGCTCGTTGGATTTTACCCGATTGAATCTGCTATAACAGCTGGATTATGTATGGCGAATATGGGTGGAACAGGAGATGTTGCAGTTCTATCAGCATCAAGAAGAATGGAGCTAATGCCATTCGCGCAAATTTCCTCTAGATTAGGCGGGGCACTCATTCTACTATTGGCCGGAATATTAATCCCGATATTATTTTAA
- the dcuS gene encoding DcuS/MalK family sensor histidine kinase: protein MPNLRLQTTIILLVCSVVILALLVTYLLIGKEVSERTQVHLEEKATNISRIVANSPVVINSMEGELPEEGIQTFAEDIREVTNVDYVVVFDMNSVRKSHPDEEKIGKTFVGGDEDEVLKGNEHVSIAKGTLGMSLRSFTPIYNSEGTDQIGAVAVGISLSSIEHAVSKSRYIIYIGILFGAVIGVIGAILLGRRVRKILFGLEPSQIAKVLEERNKMLQSTVEGILTIDEDGKVTLANDTAKKIFREAGMKDELIGKQVDSFITDSKLIKVIKTGAPILDQETNLNGITLLANIVPIKVDNRVVGAISTFRDLTEIKRLAEELTGVKMYAEALRAQAHEFKNKLHVILGMVHMKSYDQLPAYINQITNHYQEEIGFIAKRIKDPVLAGFVLAKMSYAREQNKNVLLSEDTFVPLPRNQEIIHEIITIVGNLIDNALDAVKNAKDKKVLVSFVFDEEEESLTLEVKDKGIGMNEEKLNQVFEKGYSTKDSERGYGLHLVNESIQKIDGDVIVTSEPGKGTIFEVRIPYKSKDESDD, encoded by the coding sequence ATGCCGAATTTACGGTTACAAACAACAATCATATTACTCGTATGCAGTGTCGTCATCCTGGCACTTCTGGTCACTTATCTTCTCATAGGCAAAGAGGTTTCTGAGAGGACACAAGTGCATTTAGAAGAAAAAGCAACGAATATATCGAGAATAGTCGCCAATTCTCCAGTCGTCATCAATAGTATGGAAGGCGAACTGCCGGAAGAGGGGATCCAAACGTTTGCTGAAGATATACGTGAAGTGACGAATGTGGATTACGTCGTCGTTTTTGATATGAACAGTGTCCGGAAATCCCATCCTGATGAAGAAAAGATCGGCAAAACGTTTGTTGGCGGCGATGAGGATGAAGTTTTAAAAGGGAATGAGCATGTATCGATCGCGAAAGGGACGCTAGGAATGTCTCTTAGATCATTTACCCCGATCTACAACTCTGAAGGCACAGACCAAATCGGTGCAGTTGCGGTCGGAATTTCATTGAGCAGTATCGAACATGCCGTCAGCAAAAGCAGATACATCATCTATATCGGTATCCTGTTCGGAGCGGTGATCGGTGTGATCGGAGCCATATTACTCGGCAGGCGTGTCCGGAAAATCCTCTTTGGTCTCGAACCTTCGCAAATCGCGAAAGTACTGGAAGAGCGGAATAAAATGCTCCAATCGACAGTGGAAGGAATCTTGACCATCGATGAAGATGGGAAAGTGACCCTTGCGAACGATACCGCTAAAAAAATCTTTCGTGAGGCTGGAATGAAGGACGAATTGATCGGAAAGCAGGTCGATTCCTTCATAACGGATTCTAAACTTATCAAGGTCATCAAGACCGGGGCCCCGATACTCGATCAAGAGACCAACTTGAATGGCATTACTTTGTTGGCGAACATCGTCCCAATCAAAGTGGATAATAGAGTGGTGGGGGCTATATCCACCTTCCGTGATCTGACCGAAATCAAACGCCTTGCGGAGGAACTCACGGGAGTGAAAATGTATGCGGAAGCACTCCGAGCTCAAGCGCACGAGTTCAAAAACAAGCTTCATGTTATCCTTGGAATGGTCCATATGAAATCCTACGATCAACTGCCTGCTTATATTAATCAGATTACGAACCATTACCAAGAAGAAATCGGTTTTATCGCAAAACGGATCAAGGACCCGGTTTTAGCAGGATTTGTTTTAGCCAAGATGAGTTACGCGCGTGAACAGAACAAGAATGTTTTATTATCAGAAGACACATTCGTCCCATTGCCTCGTAATCAGGAAATCATTCATGAAATCATCACCATCGTCGGAAATCTGATCGATAACGCATTGGACGCTGTCAAGAATGCGAAAGACAAAAAAGTATTGGTCAGTTTTGTCTTTGATGAAGAGGAAGAGTCTCTTACACTTGAAGTTAAAGACAAAGGTATAGGCATGAACGAGGAAAAGTTAAATCAAGTCTTCGAAAAAGGATATTCAACAAAAGATTCTGAAAGGGGCTATGGTCTGCATCTTGTTAATGAAAGTATACAAAAAATAGATGGTGATGTGATTGTCACCTCTGAACCAGGAAAAGGCACTATTTTTGAAGTGCGTATCCCTTATAAAAGTAAGGATGAAAGTGATGATTAA
- the rpoN gene encoding RNA polymerase factor sigma-54, protein MELGLYQTQSMKLVMTHELRQAITILQYPTLELSQFLHQQAMENPLIDLQEKPVDVQSERTSTTENDQDSWFYDEDNDFNPVNFIKSEDDSLQLHLLEQLAWVELTDEDKVIAEYMIYCLDENGYLDCSLECLQEELEVPGKKIETILERIQQFEPIGVGARSLSECLLLQLKATDCDMPVVEEIIKHHLDAFADKKFSYLSKTLNITMKELKEVDDFIRSLNPRPCSGFEKDQPEWVEPEFFIEQNKQGDFFVRMNEDLVPEVSLNERYFRILKQHNDTKSYLENQLQKFEWLKRSLDQRRQTLQNLGEYLLQAQRAFFEHGYEALRPMTLKEVAMQIDVHESTISRAVKNKTIQTPRGTIPLKSLFTSKLDKTNQSEDTSSAQVKIQIQRMVETEPKHKPLSDQKIANSLKEEGIDISRRTVAKYREELRIPSSSKRKSIVV, encoded by the coding sequence ATGGAGTTAGGTTTATATCAAACACAATCGATGAAACTTGTCATGACGCATGAGTTACGACAAGCGATAACGATTTTACAATATCCTACACTCGAACTTTCTCAATTTTTACATCAACAGGCGATGGAAAATCCATTGATCGATCTGCAGGAAAAACCAGTGGATGTCCAAAGTGAGCGGACCTCTACGACGGAAAACGATCAGGATTCCTGGTTTTATGATGAAGATAATGATTTCAATCCAGTCAATTTCATTAAATCAGAAGATGATTCTTTACAGTTGCATCTTCTTGAGCAATTGGCCTGGGTTGAATTGACTGATGAAGATAAAGTGATCGCAGAATATATGATTTATTGTTTAGATGAAAACGGGTATCTGGACTGCAGTTTAGAGTGTCTGCAGGAAGAGCTCGAGGTACCGGGTAAAAAAATCGAAACCATCCTGGAACGGATTCAACAGTTTGAACCGATCGGCGTTGGTGCAAGATCACTGTCAGAATGTCTGTTGCTGCAGTTGAAAGCGACAGATTGTGACATGCCTGTAGTAGAAGAAATCATCAAGCACCACCTAGATGCGTTTGCGGATAAGAAGTTTTCCTATCTATCAAAAACGCTGAACATTACGATGAAAGAATTGAAGGAAGTGGATGATTTCATTCGTTCGTTGAATCCGAGACCGTGTTCCGGGTTTGAAAAAGACCAGCCTGAATGGGTCGAACCTGAATTCTTTATTGAACAGAATAAGCAGGGGGATTTTTTTGTAAGGATGAATGAAGATTTGGTCCCTGAGGTTTCATTGAATGAGCGATATTTCCGGATCTTGAAGCAGCATAATGATACGAAATCCTATCTTGAAAACCAACTGCAAAAATTCGAATGGCTGAAGCGGAGTCTTGACCAGCGAAGGCAGACCCTCCAGAATCTTGGGGAATATTTGCTGCAAGCACAACGGGCGTTCTTCGAGCATGGATATGAGGCACTTCGACCGATGACATTGAAGGAAGTCGCAATGCAAATCGATGTCCATGAATCGACAATCAGCAGAGCTGTGAAAAACAAGACGATCCAAACACCAAGAGGAACCATCCCACTGAAATCTTTGTTCACTTCAAAGTTAGATAAAACGAATCAAAGTGAAGATACATCATCTGCACAAGTGAAAATACAAATCCAGCGTATGGTGGAAACTGAACCGAAACACAAGCCGCTTTCCGATCAGAAAATCGCCAACTCCCTTAAAGAAGAGGGGATCGACATATCAAGACGGACGGTGGCGAAATACCGAGAAGAACTGAGGATCCCATCATCATCGAAACGAAAAAGCATCGTCGTATAA
- a CDS encoding AEC family transporter: MFLFDLLNIVFPIFFIILIGFIVGKYLGVNPKPVSDLCIYVFSPALFFYSVTTSSLDFSDLGKIAMFGAILFVLFAGLMNIISFFFKWAPSYKNAMMLASAFPNAGNYGLPIIMFAFGETGVTIGIIFAVIQSLLMNSAGIYYASRNEETGFGQAFSNIFKMPAFVAIILAIFLKLSGIQVPVALANPVELLGNAAIPALLTLLGINLSNINVKSAMSFISIATTFKLIVYPAIAYLIIGFFYPLDSLWAKVLILSSATPTAATTTLLATKFELKSEYVSSAMFVSTVTSLATISFLLFMI; this comes from the coding sequence ATGTTCTTATTCGATTTGCTTAATATTGTTTTTCCCATATTTTTCATTATATTGATCGGCTTTATCGTCGGAAAATATCTAGGGGTGAACCCAAAACCAGTCTCTGATCTATGTATCTATGTTTTCAGTCCTGCCCTTTTCTTTTATTCGGTGACCACTTCGTCTCTGGATTTTTCTGATTTAGGTAAAATCGCCATGTTCGGGGCCATTTTGTTTGTTTTGTTTGCAGGGTTGATGAATATCATCAGTTTTTTCTTCAAGTGGGCTCCTTCTTATAAAAATGCGATGATGCTTGCCAGTGCGTTTCCGAATGCCGGGAACTATGGACTTCCGATCATCATGTTTGCATTCGGAGAAACTGGTGTTACGATCGGGATCATTTTTGCAGTTATCCAATCTTTACTCATGAACTCTGCAGGGATTTACTACGCTTCAAGAAATGAAGAAACCGGTTTTGGGCAAGCTTTTTCAAATATTTTCAAAATGCCTGCATTTGTTGCAATCATATTAGCTATCTTTTTAAAATTATCGGGTATCCAGGTCCCGGTCGCTTTGGCTAACCCGGTTGAACTATTAGGGAACGCGGCCATACCGGCTCTATTGACCTTGCTAGGAATCAACCTTTCAAACATCAATGTAAAGAGTGCGATGTCATTCATCAGTATTGCGACGACTTTCAAACTGATCGTCTATCCAGCGATTGCTTACCTGATCATCGGATTTTTTTACCCGTTAGATTCACTTTGGGCAAAAGTATTGATCCTTTCGTCTGCCACACCGACAGCGGCGACGACAACTTTACTTGCTACTAAATTCGAACTGAAGTCGGAGTATGTCTCAAGTGCGATGTTTGTTAGTACAGTGACCAGCCTAGCTACAATTTCCTTTTTATTATTCATGATTTAA